The region GCTACAGACTTTCAGTTGGAGTTTTATTATATTGCTGTAAACAAGCTTTATAAAACAGATAAAATAAAAACATTTTATTATGATTTGTATGAGATGCAGTTAAAAGATGAGATTGTATTAGATGAAAAATTAGAACTATTGACTAATGTTTTTTCAAATTTTAAAACAGAAAATGTAAATTTCGATAAGTGTGAAAATCTTCAAACATGTCAGTATTGCATCTACAAAACAACGTGCAATAGATAAATTTTGCTATTGGATATTTTGTAAACAAAAAAGATATTTACATCATAAAAAAATATGTTAATATTTTATTGTTCTACTAAATTTTATAAATTTAAGAAAAACTTCTAAAGTTCTTTCTTAGATTTATATACAAAAATAAATCAAAAATTCGTTTTCATTTTCATTTTAAATTCTAAGTTAATCGTTTTATATTTTTTAGGCATAAAAAAAGGCTAGAGTAAAACTCTAACCTTTTTGAACTAAACTAAATAAGTTTATATTAGAAAGAGTATTGTACGTGAACTCTTCCCATGTTTCCATCTTCTTCAGAGTTGTCAACATTTAATTCACCGAATCTTACGTAAGTAGAGAAGTTTTTAGACATTTTGTATCCAATTTGAGCATAAACTTCATCAACATCAGATGCAGTTTTATAATCAGCTTCAGAATAGTAAACACCTAAGCTTAATTTGTCTGTTACGTCAGCAGTTGCATGAACATATAAGTATTCAGTATCAGCAGAACCATCAGCTGTTACTCTCCAGTGGTAATCCATATTTGTAGTAGCACCAGAATCAATATATACTAAACCACCTTCATCATCAGATTCACCATAAGCAACAAAACCAGAGAACATTCCGATATCAGCACTTAATCCTAATTGCCATAAAGCATTATCAAGAGTTGTACCTTCTAAATCTAAAGAAGAGTATCTAGCGAATGGAGATAATTTAACAGCACCTAAGTCAAATGATCCACTTAAACCAACAGTATATGCATCAAATACATCATCTAAGTCAGCATAGAATGCGTCTGCACTAACACCTGCAAATGAAGCCATTGCACCAATTACATAAATGTCATTTTCACTATAAGCACCTAACTCAGATTGATCAAAGTTAGTTTGGTTAAAGTATGCACCAACTAAAGTAGCAGGTCCAAATGTGTAAGCAGCAACGATACCAGTACCAGTTTGCTCATCACCCATAGCATCTCTAGCTACAGTCCATGGAGTAGCAATTCCTTGTTTACCAACAGTTACTGATAAACCTTGTACACCTGTATAAGTAAAGTTTACTTCAGAAAGAGTAACGTTAACTTGTCCATCACCATCATTTGATGTTCCTAATCCGATTGCATCATTACCAAATCCAGATCCAATAATAAATCTAGTGTTAGCAGTGATATCATCATTTACTTTAGATTTAAGATTTACAGCTATTTTATAGTTGTTAGTAGCACTATCACTTGCAGGTGAAGCAGCTTTACTTCCTTTTGCTTGATCTTCATAATCATTATATCTGTATGCAACTGTACCAGATACATCAACATTTTTAATTGCCTCAGTTAATGGTTGCGCAGATGCAGTTGTACCCGCTAACGCTAACGCTGCGATTAAACTCATTTTTGTAAATTTAGTCATTTTGTTCCTTTTTGTGTTAAAGTAACCACAATTATACATTAAAATTATTAAAAAATTATTAAATCTATTGTAAAAAAAATATACATTTTTTTTATTTTGATTGAGAAATTAAAACATCTTCTATGATTTTGGTGATATCTCCATCTAATATAGCATCTACATTAGAATAGCCGATATTACTTCTTGTGTCTTTTACTTGTTGATAAGGTTGTAAAACGTAAGATCTAATTTGGTGTCCCCAACCGATTTCACTCTTTTCTATTCCATCAGTTAAAGCTTTTTGTTTTTCTAATTCTAGTTCGTAAAGTCTAGACTTTAACATTTTCATAGCACTTGCTTTATTTTTATGTTGAGATCTGTCATTTTGACATTGAACTACTATCCCACTTTCAATATGAGTGATTCTAATAGCTGATTCTGTTTTATTAACATGTTGACCACCAGCTCCACTTGCTCTATAAGTATCAATTCTAATATCTTTATCTTCTATTTCTATATCAATATTATCATCTATCTCTGGACTTACCATTACAGATGCAAAGGAAGTATGTCTTTTTGCATTTGAGTCAAATGGTGAGATACGTACTAATCGATGGATACCATTTTCAGCTTTTAAGTATCCATATGCATTTTCACCTTTGATTATAAAAGAAACATCTTTTATACCTGCTTCTTCCCCATCTTGGTAATCTAATAATTCAACTTTAAAATTTTGTCTTTCAGCCCATCTTAAATACATTCTGTAAAGAATAGAAGCCCAATCTTGTGATTCAGTACCACCTGCACCTGGGTGTATTGAAACAATTGCATTTGATGCATCATCAGGATTACTCAGCATTACTGAGATTTCAGTACTTCTAATTAACTCTTCTAAATCTGATGATTCTTCGTATAACATCTCAATTGTTTCTTCATCATTCTCTTCAATAGCCATTTCATAAAGTTCATTAGTACCACTTAATGCATCATTTGCTTTGTTAAATTTTGTAAATTTAGATAATAATCTATTTTTTTCAATACCTATTTTTGTTGCAGTATACACATCATTCCAGAAGTTTTGGTCAGCTTCAAGCTCTTCAATCTCTTTAAGTCTTGAAGAAAGCTCTTTAGGTTTTAATATATTTTCTATATTTTCTAATTTTTTATTTAAAAGTTTTAAAAGTTCTGAGTATTCATAAGCATCCATAAATTACTTAGATTCCTCTTCATTTTTTTCTACTTCAGGTTTTTTTAGTGATTGGATATAAGAATAGATATTTTTTATATCTCTTGAATCGATTGCTGTTGCATATGGTCTCATAATCATAGCTTGACCTCTATCATACTCACCTAATATATAATCTCTCATAGTTAATTGGAACTCACTTAAGTCAAGAGTGTCTAAAGCTCTAGATGTACCATATATCTCATCAGCTTTTTCCCCATGACAGCTTTGACATTTTTCTATATATAATTTTTTACCACTTTTTGACATTCTTTGAAGTGTTTCTTGTTTTTTTATTTGTATTTCAGCTTTTTTTCTTTCTTCAAGTTTTTTTAATATTCTTTGTTCTAAAGCATCTTGGTCTAAAGAGCTACTATTATTTTCATCTTTTTTAAATATGTATATATAATTTGAGCCATTAGTAGTTTTTTCTATTTTAATATCTTCTACACTCCAGCCATCGTTTTTCATATCTTGAACACTTTTGTTAGAAGAACATTCTCCACCATCTAAAGCTATTGATTCTATAGTTGACATTGACGTATGGTTTTCTTTAAAACACATTGTTGTTTGAGCACTTAATGATGAAGCAGTAATTAATCCTAAAGTTAACAAAGAAGTCAGTATTTTCATATATAATATCCTTTTAAATTAAAAAAAATATTATATCATATAAATTCTTTTTTTAAATAAAAAAAGGCTAGAGACTAAGTCCCTAACCTTTATGAGTTTAGTACGATTCTAATTTTATATTAGAAAGAGTATTGAACTTGAAGTCTTCCTCTCATATCGTCAGTAGTTTCTATACCAGCTGCATTATCAGCAGTATATTTACCATATCTTACGTATGTAGAGAAGTTTTTAGACATTTTATATACAAATTGTGCATATAATTCTTCTTGTTCTGCGTCACCTGCACCATATTCCATGTTAGAATAGTTAGCAGAGATATGTAATGAAGGTAAAGCTTGTACACCAAATACAACGTTATACATATCAGCATCAGCATAACCGTTTGCATTCATGTTCCATGTTTGGTATGCAGTTTTCGCATCATTATCTAATGCTACTAAACCACCTTCTTCATCAGTTGCGATGTAAGCTAATTTAGCATTAAAAATTCCTGCTTTTGCAGTAAGAACTAATTTGTATAATGCATTATCAGTATCAGCTGGATCTAATAAATCATCAAGATCTAAAGAAGTATATCTACCTTCAATTCCTAAGTTAACTGCATCTAAATCAAATTTAGCTTTTGCACCAATTGTGAAAGTGTCAAAAGTATTATCCATATCTAAATACCATGCATCAATTGCAACAGGTCCAATATTTGCTATAGCAGCTAAAGTATAGATATCATCAGAAGAATCTAATAATCCACCTACACTAACAGCACCATTGATTTTTGCTTTTGAAGAAGCTGCTAAGTTAGTTTGGTTGAAGTATCCACCAGCTAAAGTAACAGGTCCAACGTTAGTTAAAGCTAAGATACCAGTACCAGTTTGCTCTTCAGAGTCAGCATCAATAGCTACAGTCCATGGAGTACCTAAACCTTGTTTACCTACATTGATTGTAGTGTTAGCTAATCCAGTGTATGAGAAGTAAACGTTTGATAATACAACGCTAACTTGACCATCTCCACCATTTTGAGTATCAAGTGAAGTAAGACCATTGTCTGCATCAGCAGTTACAAGAAATCTAGTTACTGCAGTAACATCATCATTAACTTTTGCTTTTGCAGTTAAACCAATTTTATAGTTATTAGTTGACTGAGAGAAGTTACTGTTTGTTGATGAATAATCATCATTGTAATCGTTATATCTATATACAACAGACCCAGATACGTCTACGTTTTTAATAGCTTCAGTTAAAGGTTGTGCAGAAGCAGTAGTTCCAGCAACAGCTAATGCAGCTACTAAACTCATTTTTGCGAATTTTTTCATTTGTTCTCCTAAATTTTACAAATTTGTAAGTCAGTTAACCGGACGCGCGAACTATCGTAGTTATAAGGTAATTACGATACTTTTCCGGATGACCGCTGCATAATTTTACATAAGTAAATTTTAAAGTTTTCTTAAAAAGATTTTAAATGTAACCAACTTGTCAACTTTTAAGTTAGGATTTAAATTTATAAAATAGTTATTTTTTTATAGAAACTATACAGTTTGTTAAAATATTTGGTTTAGATATAGATATTTTGAGCTTTTTAAGCTGATATTTCTTTTTTATAAATTTTTTTAAATAGATTATTGCATCTTCAATTAATTCAAATTTTTTCTCTTTCATAATAGTTTCAACATCTTTTGAAACTTCAGCATAATCAATAAAAGAGTTATTATTAATATAATTGTATTTGAAACTAAGATTTATACAAACTTTTTGTTCTTTTTTTCTTTCAAAGTCTAAAATACCAATGATACAATAAAAAGTTAAATCAGTTATTTTTACTTTCATTTATATAACTCTTTTTTCTTCACCTTTTATTAGTCTTATAATATTTGGAAGATGTTTATAATATATGATAAAAGCAATAATATACATAGGTGCATTACTACCCACATCTAATCCATTATTTAAAATAATTGCTGCTATAACTACACCTGTTAATCCTAATAAAGAAGAAAGAGATGAGATTTTTAATATTTTTCCAAATACAAACCAAAGTATTGCTCCAATTAAAGTGGGAATTGGAATTAAAACTAGGAAAACACCAAGACCAGTTGCTACACCTTTTCCACCTTCTAGACTTAAGAAAACAGAATAGCAGTGTCCTAATACAGATAATACAGCAATTGCCCATAGTGTTGAAGCACTTGCATCCATAGCCATAGCTATAAGTAAAACAATTGCACCTTTAAAAGCATCAAGGATTACTGTAGCAATACTTAATTTTTTTGCTAAAGATGGATTTGTTTCTTTTACAACTCTTAAAACATTTGTAGCTCCAATAGATCTACTTCCACTCTCTTTTATATTTACACCTGCAAAAATATTTGCTAAAAGAAGACCAAAAGGGATTGAACCAGCAAGATATGCAAAAAGATAGAATAAAATATTAAAATTGAAAAGAAAATCCATATAAAACCTTGTATTTTTTTGTATTTAAATTTAGTAAGTGGATTATAACTAAAATTTTGTTATATTCCCATTTAATTTAAATGATATGATTTGATAAATTTTTAACTCAAGGTATAAAAATTGAACTTAAAAGAAGAGATTTATAGATTAAAAGAAGAATTAGATGTTACACTTGTAGCACACTTCTACCAAAGAGACGAAGTTTTTGAGTTAGCAGATATAACTGGTGACTCACTTGAATTAGCCAAAAAAGCAAAAGAAACAAGTTCTAAATATATTGTATTTTGTGGAGTCGGTTTTATGGGTGAAAGTGTAAAAGTTTTAAGCCCAGAAAAAACAGTTTTAATGCCAAAAATTGCCTGTTGTGCAATGGCAAGAATGATTGATGAAGGTTATTATGAACAAAACCTTAAGATGATAAATGATGCAGGAATAGCAAACGAAAACATACTTCCAATAACATATATTAACTCAAGTGCTGCAGTAAAAGCAAAAGTTGGTCAAATGGGCGGTATGGTTTGTACCTCTTCAAATGCTTATAAAATTATTGAAAAAGGTTTAGAGTCTGGTAAAAAAATATTTTTTGTTCCAGATAGATGTTTAGGTCAAAATTTTGCTAAATCATTAAATCTAAAATCTGCTGTGGTTGGAGATGGAAGTGATTTAAATGAAGCTGATATTATATGTTATAATGGTTTTTGTTCTGTTCATCAACTTTTTACAGTAGAAGATGTAGAATTTTATAGAGAAAAATATCCAGATATATTAGTAGCAGTTCATCCAGAGTGCGATCCTGCTGTTTGTGATGCAGCTGATTTTGTGGGTTCAACTTCACAACTTATAAAATATATAAAAGAGTTACCTCTTGAACAAAAAGTTGTAGTTGGAACTGAATTTAATATGGTAAACAGATTAAGAGATAAAAACACATATATATTAAGTTCTACAAAACCAGAATGTCCAACTATGAATGAAACAACACTAGAAGATGTATATAGAACTTTAAAATCCATTGAAGATAATAATATTAGTGAAGAAACATTAATTAAAGTAAATGATGATGTAATAAAATGGGCAAGAGTTGCACTAGAGAGGATGCTAGAGATATGATAAATATTAAGAAATTTGTTAAAAATGCTATTATTGAAGATAATGGTAGAGGAGACCTTTTTTATGATGTGGCTCCAAAAGGTAGATTTAAAGCAAAAGCAATTGCGAAAGATGATGGTATCTTAGCTGGTGAACTTTATGCTAAAGCTTTAGCAAAAACTGAAAAATTTGATTGTAAGTTTTTAAAACATGACGGTCAAATATTAAAAAAGGGTGATGTTATAGCAGTTTTAGAAGGTAAAGCTTCAATCCTTTTATCTAGTGAAAGAACATTTTTAAATATGTTACAACATGCAAGTGGAATTGCTACTATGGCAAATAAATTTGCATCTAAAATTGAAGATTTAGATGTTGCTTTACTTGACACTAGAAAAACAAGACCCCAATTAAGAGATTTTGAAAAATACGCAAGTAGAGTAGGTGGAGCTATAAACCATAGACTTGGACTTGATGATTGTTTAATGTTAAAAGATACACACTTAAGAACAATTACTGATTTAAAATCATTTATAAGAGATGCAAGAAAAAGAATCTCTTGGGTAACTAAAATAGAGATTGAGTGTGAAACTTTTGAGCAAGTTAAAGAGGCTATGGAAGCTGGTGCTGATATTATTATGTGTGATAATATGACTCCAATAGAGATTAAAGAGGTAGTTAAATTTAGAGATGATGTTCATCCACATGTATTATTAGAAGCATCTGGAAATATCTCTTTAAATACTGTTAGAGATTTTGCTTTGACAGGAGTTGATGCTATTAGTAGTGGAAGTATAATCCACCAAGCAACTTGGTTAGATTTTTCAATGAAATTTGACTAATTTACAATTGGTTAATAAAAGTTAGGCATACTAAAAAAATGAAAAAAGATTTTATTCTAAATAACAAGATAAATATGACAAATTTTTCAAAAGCTTTACAACTAATTGAAAGTAGTAGATATATTTTGATAATAACACATGTTAATCCTGATGCAGACTCTATCTCTTCAGCTTTAGCATTATCAAATTTACTCCATGAAAATAAGATTAAACATAAAGTTTTTAATGTAAGTTCAGATTTACCTAGAAATTTAGATTTTATTAGTAGGTTTGACAAAATGACAGACCAACTGCCTAAATTTTATGATTTAGTTATATCTTGCGATTGTGCATCTAAAAAAAGATTTGGGTTTGAAGTAGATGAATCAATACCTTTAATTAATTTTGATCACCATGCTTCAAATGATAATTTTGGAACTATAAATTTAGTTGACCCTATGAAGAGTTCAACGGCTGAAATTGTATATGATTTTTTTAGATTTAATGGTCTTTATATTACTAAAAATAGTGCAACAGCTTTATATGTAGGTATATATGATGATTCATTGGCTTTTTCTTTAAATAGATGTGATGAATTAACTTTTGAGAAAGTAAATCATTTAGTAGAGTTTGGAGCAAGTCCTTCAGATATCGCTAATAAAATAAAAAGAAGAGATTCTTTAGCAAAATATAGAATTATCCCAAAAGTTTTAGAGAGTTTAGAACTTTATGATGAAGGGAAAGTTGCAACTATTTACGCAAAAGATGAATGGTTTAAACAAACAGGAGCTCATAATAGAGATTGCGAAGAAGCATTAAATATGATTATGAGGATCCAAATTGTAAAAGTTGCTTTATTTGTCAGAGTGGTAAATGGAGTAAGTAGAATAAGTCTTAGATCAAAAGATAAGATTGATGTGACAAAAGTAGCTTCAATATTTGGTGGCGGTGGCCATACAAACGCAGCAGGGTTTTCAATTGATTCAACGGATATAGAAAGTGTAAGAAAAAGAGTTTTAAAGGAAATACTTGAGACGACAAAAGAATAGTTTATTAAATATAGTTTTTGGATTTGTTTTTATTTTAATAATAGCTGGAGGAGGATTTGTTTATTTCTCTCCATTATTTGAAAAACAACCAGCAAAGATAGTTCTGAACAGTTCAGGTTTTTGGAATCTAAAAGATTCTTTATCTGTTGATCTATTTGATGAAAGTGGAATCAAATCTTATAAAATCTATTATAAGTCTGGAAATAATATAGAAAAACTTTCTGAGAATACAATTTCTGCAAAACAAGAAAAAGTTGTATTAAATATCAAACCTTTACCTTTAAGACCAAATATAAAAGAGGTAATTATTGCTATCGAGGTTTATGATAATTCTTTTTGGAATTTTTTTCAAGGAAATAAATCTTATAAAGAGTATAAACTAAATATAGATAAAAAAAGACCAATAGCTAGAGTTATTTCTAATTCATACAATATAAAAAGGGGTGGAAGTGCTGCTTTAGTTGTTGAAGTTAGGGATGAAAACTTAAAAGATAAATATATCACTTTTAATAATGAATATAGATTTGAATTAATCCCATACTTAAAAGAGGGATTTTATGCTGCTATTATAGCTTGGCCTATTGATATAAAATTTGATGAGTTTTCTAGAGTAAATCTAGTTGCAATTGATCA is a window of Halarcobacter sp. DNA encoding:
- the nadA gene encoding quinolinate synthase NadA encodes the protein MNLKEEIYRLKEELDVTLVAHFYQRDEVFELADITGDSLELAKKAKETSSKYIVFCGVGFMGESVKVLSPEKTVLMPKIACCAMARMIDEGYYEQNLKMINDAGIANENILPITYINSSAAVKAKVGQMGGMVCTSSNAYKIIEKGLESGKKIFFVPDRCLGQNFAKSLNLKSAVVGDGSDLNEADIICYNGFCSVHQLFTVEDVEFYREKYPDILVAVHPECDPAVCDAADFVGSTSQLIKYIKELPLEQKVVVGTEFNMVNRLRDKNTYILSSTKPECPTMNETTLEDVYRTLKSIEDNNISEETLIKVNDDVIKWARVALERMLEI
- the nadC gene encoding carboxylating nicotinate-nucleotide diphosphorylase, which translates into the protein MINIKKFVKNAIIEDNGRGDLFYDVAPKGRFKAKAIAKDDGILAGELYAKALAKTEKFDCKFLKHDGQILKKGDVIAVLEGKASILLSSERTFLNMLQHASGIATMANKFASKIEDLDVALLDTRKTRPQLRDFEKYASRVGGAINHRLGLDDCLMLKDTHLRTITDLKSFIRDARKRISWVTKIEIECETFEQVKEAMEAGADIIMCDNMTPIEIKEVVKFRDDVHPHVLLEASGNISLNTVRDFALTGVDAISSGSIIHQATWLDFSMKFD
- a CDS encoding major outer membrane protein gives rise to the protein MKKFAKMSLVAALAVAGTTASAQPLTEAIKNVDVSGSVVYRYNDYNDDYSSTNSNFSQSTNNYKIGLTAKAKVNDDVTAVTRFLVTADADNGLTSLDTQNGGDGQVSVVLSNVYFSYTGLANTTINVGKQGLGTPWTVAIDADSEEQTGTGILALTNVGPVTLAGGYFNQTNLAASSKAKINGAVSVGGLLDSSDDIYTLAAIANIGPVAIDAWYLDMDNTFDTFTIGAKAKFDLDAVNLGIEGRYTSLDLDDLLDPADTDNALYKLVLTAKAGIFNAKLAYIATDEEGGLVALDNDAKTAYQTWNMNANGYADADMYNVVFGVQALPSLHISANYSNMEYGAGDAEQEELYAQFVYKMSKNFSTYVRYGKYTADNAAGIETTDDMRGRLQVQYSF
- the plsY gene encoding glycerol-3-phosphate 1-O-acyltransferase PlsY, with translation MDFLFNFNILFYLFAYLAGSIPFGLLLANIFAGVNIKESGSRSIGATNVLRVVKETNPSLAKKLSIATVILDAFKGAIVLLIAMAMDASASTLWAIAVLSVLGHCYSVFLSLEGGKGVATGLGVFLVLIPIPTLIGAILWFVFGKILKISSLSSLLGLTGVVIAAIILNNGLDVGSNAPMYIIAFIIYYKHLPNIIRLIKGEEKRVI
- a CDS encoding bifunctional oligoribonuclease/PAP phosphatase NrnA: MKKDFILNNKINMTNFSKALQLIESSRYILIITHVNPDADSISSALALSNLLHENKIKHKVFNVSSDLPRNLDFISRFDKMTDQLPKFYDLVISCDCASKKRFGFEVDESIPLINFDHHASNDNFGTINLVDPMKSSTAEIVYDFFRFNGLYITKNSATALYVGIYDDSLAFSLNRCDELTFEKVNHLVEFGASPSDIANKIKRRDSLAKYRIIPKVLESLELYDEGKVATIYAKDEWFKQTGAHNRDCEEALNMIMRIQIVKVALFVRVVNGVSRISLRSKDKIDVTKVASIFGGGGHTNAAGFSIDSTDIESVRKRVLKEILETTKE
- a CDS encoding dihydroneopterin aldolase — its product is MKVKITDLTFYCIIGILDFERKKEQKVCINLSFKYNYINNNSFIDYAEVSKDVETIMKEKKFELIEDAIIYLKKFIKKKYQLKKLKISISKPNILTNCIVSIKK
- the prfB gene encoding peptide chain release factor 2 translates to MDAYEYSELLKLLNKKLENIENILKPKELSSRLKEIEELEADQNFWNDVYTATKIGIEKNRLLSKFTKFNKANDALSGTNELYEMAIEENDEETIEMLYEESSDLEELIRSTEISVMLSNPDDASNAIVSIHPGAGGTESQDWASILYRMYLRWAERQNFKVELLDYQDGEEAGIKDVSFIIKGENAYGYLKAENGIHRLVRISPFDSNAKRHTSFASVMVSPEIDDNIDIEIEDKDIRIDTYRASGAGGQHVNKTESAIRITHIESGIVVQCQNDRSQHKNKASAMKMLKSRLYELELEKQKALTDGIEKSEIGWGHQIRSYVLQPYQQVKDTRSNIGYSNVDAILDGDITKIIEDVLISQSK
- a CDS encoding porin; the encoded protein is MTKFTKMSLIAALALAGTTASAQPLTEAIKNVDVSGTVAYRYNDYEDQAKGSKAASPASDSATNNYKIAVNLKSKVNDDITANTRFIIGSGFGNDAIGLGTSNDGDGQVNVTLSEVNFTYTGVQGLSVTVGKQGIATPWTVARDAMGDEQTGTGIVAAYTFGPATLVGAYFNQTNFDQSELGAYSENDIYVIGAMASFAGVSADAFYADLDDVFDAYTVGLSGSFDLGAVKLSPFARYSSLDLEGTTLDNALWQLGLSADIGMFSGFVAYGESDDEGGLVYIDSGATTNMDYHWRVTADGSADTEYLYVHATADVTDKLSLGVYYSEADYKTASDVDEVYAQIGYKMSKNFSTYVRFGELNVDNSEEDGNMGRVHVQYSF
- a CDS encoding cytochrome c, which translates into the protein MKILTSLLTLGLITASSLSAQTTMCFKENHTSMSTIESIALDGGECSSNKSVQDMKNDGWSVEDIKIEKTTNGSNYIYIFKKDENNSSSLDQDALEQRILKKLEERKKAEIQIKKQETLQRMSKSGKKLYIEKCQSCHGEKADEIYGTSRALDTLDLSEFQLTMRDYILGEYDRGQAMIMRPYATAIDSRDIKNIYSYIQSLKKPEVEKNEEESK